The Mixophyes fleayi isolate aMixFle1 chromosome 1, aMixFle1.hap1, whole genome shotgun sequence genome includes a region encoding these proteins:
- the MAP1S gene encoding microtubule-associated protein 1S, whose product MAATRVGPGHPCCSGLVVCGEICRGPGLVKRAVSELKRGFCSWDIDPSICNLDDQLKLFVSRHSATFSPEFKGQRTLRHAGDTLETLVLINPAKKSLCDEIRSLICHSSHHKLLIFTGPFLEETGEMLLQGGGGFAIEDFIHIFTDPKIGEALSSSDPTARVSLTVCCPEDWDLSQLEKCSLQDFIELRFNKGPMLPETEGLQELAEYLSESLEPTSPFELLESPTTVGFLKLFKPCCYVFPGGRGDSAFFAVNGFNMLVNGGSDTRSPFWKLIRHLDRVDSILITHMGIDNLPGINSLLQRKIAEAEEDTSQGPQPSDEWLKNLISPELGVVFLNTAEKLISKDDPRNVRVREEATLTLRCLEKLGIQPEPLYRNSGATVEPTILFQKMGVGRLEMYMLNPVKGSKDLEAFTKQWSGNTKPKGSELPLTSLTSGCALLVWHPSAPSERIVRVLFPGCTPQNKILEGLEKLKHLEFLKDPVITQKDLEIIGNSRTERIGAKPSRTESKESLGSGSGRLSSELKFGLVKDKSLKIQRKDLRPDLKEKSKILVESTRVLGADGDKLKEGKGKMESAAEKLRPDSKLKATKEKTVVKREQPKEEKKPSVKREEIQSDKKSESVKPETKKDLRPPVNVRVETPRRDIKESKVEEAKTTKIVGKDMKKVTSTPSDPRRPISKVGSLKKDLGSLKKEVSAGRVVSKGKPPKKEQVREIISQPAVKGLAKEGSDPVSVDTMSSTQDSGKSIEPAACAAVGNDGHHKNEHDVMCAENGLCSVEPESPNGFRYMETSPLKGLAPVSPLAKTPRSEISVNFDLTPTNLEIQNKSKTGHNGQDCLDDPCGSSKERTVEMMSPVSSEHHSPAVAQQKNLNSSSSSWRAPPKSSQENSNSSQGKQTSCLSLSPFREDLPDVSPTITTPSLPAEVGSPHSTEVDESLSISSFEQTLPPVSESPIDVSLETHNANRVGLSLPVRPSHSSEPDGQYERSASPHDVDLCLVSPCEFEHPKSDAVISPRDSDSDPSQELPKPPSSSAKNFPNGSETPPTSVSESLPTISDSGPEECPSIAVDGASDSEGDNTPRLLDPIPPPLMDPDPLPPHPGTCMVDPEAIPADHGDKKTVNHSSPSNLRSNASKISGVAGKAKSTGERAGKVASGKAEMPERPRSGSDAKPSVARRSVGNAIKATPTGGRLYSAASVPSKNSQSISPSPPGLPIYVDLAYLPGGPAAHTVEEEFFRRVRSSCYVVSGDDPVKEKCTRKILDSLLAGKSHWAHELQATLIPTFDSMAVHGWYEETHALQQTLGITVLGSTSSVSMQGETFPACKVEF is encoded by the exons AGGGGACACCTTGGAGACATTAGTTCTGATTAACCCTGCTAAGAAATCATTATGTGATGAG ATTCGCAGCCTAATCTGCCACTCATCCCATCACAAGCTGTTGATATTTACTGGCCCTTTTCTTGAAGAAACTGGTGAGATGCTTTTGCAAGGTGGGGGTGGTTTCGCCATTGAAGACTTCATTCATATTTTTACAGACCCAAAG ATTGGGGAGGCGTTGAGCTCTTCTGACCCCACGGCCCGTGTCAGTTTGACAGTTTGCTGTCCTGAGGATTGGGATTTATCACAGCTGGAGAAGTGCAGCCTACAAGATTTTATTGAGTTACGTTTCAACAAAGGCCCTATGCTGCCTGAGACTGAGGGTCTGCAAGAGCTGGCAGAGTACCTCTCGGAGTCTCTTGAACCCACATCTCCTTTTGAACTGCTGGAATCTCCCACAACTGTGGGCTTTCTGAAGTTATTCAAACCATGCTGCTATGTCTTCCCTGGGGGCAGGGGTGACTCTGCCTTCTTTGCTGTCAATGGCTTTAACATGTTGGTGAATGGAGGTTCTGATACTAGATCTCCATTCTGGAAATTAATACGCCATTTGGATAGAGTAGACTCCATCCTTATCACACACATGGGCATAGACAATCTTCCTGGTATCAATAGCTTATTACAAAGAAAAATAGCAGAGGCAGAAGAGGATACTTCTCAAGGGCCACAGCCCAGTGATGAGTGGTTAAAAAACTTGATATCTCCAGAGCTAGGAGTTGTGTTTCTGAACACTGCTGAGAAGTTGATTTCTAAAGATGATCCCAGGAATGTTAGGGTTAGAGAGGAAGCCACACTCACACTACGGTGTTTGGAGAAATTGGGTATCCAGCCAGAGCCATTGTATAGAAACAGTGGAGCAACTGTGGAGCCAACTATTCTCTTCCAAAAGATGGGGGTTGGCAGACTAGAAATGTACATGCTGAACCCAGTGAAGGGTAGCAAAGACCTGGAAGCTTTCACAAAGCAGTGGTCTGGGAATACAAAACCAAAGGGTTCTGAATTGCCTCTGACCTCTCTGACCTCTGGATGTGCCCTACTTGTATGGCATCCATCTGCACCTTCTGAGAGGATTGTAAGAGTATTGTTCCCAGGCTGCACCCCTCAGAACAAAATTCTTGAAGGTTTGGAAAAACTGAAACATCTAGAGTTTTTGAAGGATCCAGTTATAACACAGAAAGATTTGGAGATAATAGGAAACAGTCGCACAGAGAGGATTGGTGCAAAACCAAGCCGGACTGAGAGCAAAGAGAGCCTGGGATCTGGTTCAGGGAGACTAAGTAGTGAGCTTAAATTTGGACTAGTAAAAGATAAATCCTTGAAGATCCAAAGGAAGGATTTGAGACCAGATCTgaaagaaaaaagcaaaattctTGTAGAATCCACCAGGGTATTGGGAGCAGATGGAGACAAACTAAAAGAGGGCAAGGGTAAAATGGAAAGTGCAGCTGAGAAACTGAGGCCGGATTCAAAATTGAAGGCTACAAAAGAAAAGACTGTGGTAAAGCGGGAGCAGCCAAAGGAGGAGAAGAAGCCTTCTGTAAAAAGGGAGGAAATTCAAAGTGATAAAAAGAGTGAGTCGGTAAAACCAGAAACCAAAAAGGATTTGCGGCCCCCTGTCAATGTCAGAGTGGAGACACCAAGAAGGGATATAAAGGAGAGCAAGGTAGAGGAAGCAAAAACCACAAAAATAGTAGGAAAAGACATGAAGAAAGTAACCAGCACACCTTCTGATCCCAGAAGACCTATTTCCAAAGTAGGCTCCCTCAAAAAAGATTTGGGAAGCCTAAAAAAAGAAGTGTCTGCAGGTAGAGTGGTAAGCAAGGGTAAGCCTCCAAAGAAGGAGCAAGTAAGGGAAATTATCAGTCAGCCAGCAGTAAAGGGTTTAGCCAAAGAGGGTAGCGATCCAGTTTCTGTTGACACCATGAGTAGCACACAAGATTCTGGTAAAAGTATTGAACCTGCTGCTTGTGCTGCAGTTGGCAACGATGGCCATCATAAGAATGAACATGATGTTATGTGCGCAGAGAATGGACTATGCTCAGTGGAGCCAGAAAGCCCAAATGGATTTCGTTATATGGAGACAAGTCCCCTCAAAGGACTTGCACCTGTATCTCCATTAGCTAAAACACCCAGAAGTGAAATTAGTGTGAATTTTGACCTGACGCCCACAAACTTGGAGAtccaaaataaaagcaaaactgGGCACAATGGTCAGGATTGTCTGGATGATCCCTGTGGAAGCTCAAAAGAAAGGACTGTGGAAATGATGTCACCTGTCAGTTCAGAGCATCATTCACCAGCAGTGGCACAACAGAAAAATCTaaactcctcctcttcctcctggaGAGCTCCACCCAAATCTTCCCAAGAAAACTCAAATTCTTCACAGGGAAAGCAGACCAGTTGTTTATCCTTGAGTCCATTTCGTGAAGATTTACCTGATGTCTCTCCTACAATCACCACTCCCTCTTTGCCAGCTGAAGTAGGTTCCCCCCATTCTACAGAGGTGGAtgaatctctctctatctcttctTTTGAACAGACACTCCCTCCAGTCAGTGAGTCACCTATAGATGTCTCCCTAGAGACACATAATGCAAATAGAGTGGGTCTGAGCTTACCTGTACGCCCATCACACTCTAGTGAACCTGATGGACAGTATGAAAGGTCAGCATCTCCGCATGATGTTGACTTGTGCTTGGTTTCCCCTTGCGAGTTTGAGCATCCTAAATCTGATGCTGTAATAAGCCCACGTGATAGTGACAGTGATCCTTCCCAGGAACTACCTAAGCCACCAAGTTCTTCTGCAAAAAACTTTCCTAATGGCTCTGAGACACCACCTACTTCAGTAAGTGAGTCTTTGCCTACAATCTCTGACTCTGGGCCTGAGGAGTGTCCTTCCATAGCTGTTGATGGTGCTTCAGATTCTGAAGGGGACAACACTCCAAGACTTCTGGATCCCATTCCTCCACCTCTGATGGACCCTGATCCTTTGCCCCCTCATCCAGGAACCTGTATGGTGGACCCTGAAGCCATACCTGCAGACCATGGGGACAAAAAAACTGTAAACCACTCATCACCCTCTAATCTTCGTAGTAACGCCAGCAAAATATCAGGAGTGGCTGGCAAAGCCAAGAGTACTGGTGAAAGAGCTGGTAAGGTTGCCTCGGGCAAGGCTGAAATGCCTGAGAGACCTCGTTCTGGATCAGATGCTAAACCATCTGTTGCCAGACGCAGTGTGGGAAATGCAATCAAAgctacaccaacaggaggtcgtTTATATTCGGCAG CTTCGGTTCCCAGCAAAAACTCCCAGTCCATTTCCCCTTCACCTCCTGGTCTGCCTATATACGTGGACCTTGCGTACCTGCCTGGTGGACCTGCTGCCCACACTGTAGAGGAAGAGTTTTTTAGGCGGGTGCGTTCCTCTTGTTATGTTGTTAGTGGGGATGATCCTGTGAAGGAAAAATGTACCCGCAAGATTCTGGACTCGCTGCTGGCTGGAAAAAGTCATTGGGCCCATGAGTTGCAG GCTACCCTGATTCCAACGTTTGACTCGATGGCAGTCCATGGTTGGTATGAGGAAACGCATGCCCTTCAACAGACGCTGGGTATTACTGTGTTGGGCAGCACCAGTAGCGTGTCAATGCAGGGTGAAACGTTCCCTGCCTGCAAAGTGGAGTTCTAA